AGGCCTAGCGCCCTCACTGTGGCCGCCCCGCTGCCCAGCTCCCCCCAGGGCTGGCCGCGGCCTCTAGGGCAGGCTCCGTTCTGGGGGCTCGGACCCTCTGCAAGCCCGCAGGAGCCGGGCTGGGAGGCCGCGGCAGGGCAGCTCCTGACAGCGACGGGAAATGTGCAGGGGGGCCCGCCCAGCCCCCCGCGCCGCCCCCTGCCCTCCTTCGCGAAGCCGTGCCACGCGCAGGCCAGGCTTCCTCGCGTTGGTGCCAGGAGGCCTGCGCCTCGAGCCCGTGGGTGACACCAGTTTTGCTTCTGTTTGTCCCCGGGCTTGACGACATCACTGACCCCTAAGGGGTCTGACTGCGGCCCGAGCCGCCGAGCTGGGGGGCACGTCTCACTGCAACCTCGTTAACAACGGGCTTGATAAAATCTCCGATGCGtgtcattttatattatttcttttaatgatttttaaaatgtcagcttATCATTTTTTGTGAAGTCATCCTTTCCTCACCTGTGTCCCTCCTGCCTCGCCTCCCCTGTGTTCCTCAGCGCCACAGGTGCCGCCGAGCCTCGGccatccctctccccctccccatgcaGCCCCTCGGATAGTCACCGCCCCCCACCCACGTCGCTCTCGGGGCTTCTGCCATCAGCCTGGCGGCTCCTGGCTGCTCTTCACCGTCCCCCCAGCAAGAGCCCACGTAGGTCCTTTACACCCAGCTGGCCGCCGAATTCTTTCGGGGTCTGTCCCCCCACGGCCCTGACGGACCCGGGGGCTGCGGGACTGGGGACTCTGACCCCAACGCCATGGGTGCAGCTGAGGGGACAGCAGGAAAAGGCTTCCCAGGGACAATGCAGCTCAGAGGGGCGCGGCGGGTGGGGCCGACCGCCGGGCAGGCTGCTGGCGGGGAGCTGGCTCCCTGCTGCCGGCCCCGGGATGCTGGGCGAGCAACCGaacctctctgggcctgtttcccCCTCCGTAGAATGTGACTTCACGACGCGGTCGGAATCGAGCCAAGAAAGcgaatggagggaaacggactttggcccagtggttagggcgtccgtctaccatatgggaggtccgcggttcaaaccccggacctccttgacccgtgtggagctggccatgtgcagtgctgatgcgcgcaaggagtgctgtgccacgcaagggtgtccccccgtgggggagccccacgcgcaaggagtgccgcccgtgaggaaagccgcccagcgtgaaaagaaagagcagcctgcccaggaatggcgccgcccacacttcccgtgccgctgacgacaacagaagcggacaaagaaacaagacgcagcaaatagacaccaagaacagacaaccaggggagggggggaaataaataataaataaataaatctttaaaaaaaaaaaaaaaaaaaaaaaaaaagaaagcgaaTGGAGGCCAGGGCTCCGCCctgcccctcgccccgcccctcgccccgcccctcgccccgccctcCAGGCGCCGCCCCGACTCCCTAGTCCcgccccttccccaacccctggCTCCACCCCGCCCCTCCCTTCTTGCCCCGCCCCTTGGCCTCGCCCCGCCCCAGATTCCGCCCTGTCCCCGCCCCTCGCaccgccccaggccccgccccttccGTGCACTCCGTGACGCACAAGGTCCGCGCCGCACGCCGAGCCCCGGCGCGGCACCGCCCTCAGACCCCGCGCGGGGCGTGGTCGCCCCCGGGAGGTCCGCGGCCCGCGAGCCCCCGCCATGGCCCCCGCCGCCGCCAGCCCCCCGGAGGTGATCCGCGCCGCGCAGAAGGACGACTACTACCGCGGCGGCCTGCGGAGCGCCGCCGGCAGCGCCCTGCACAGCCTGGCCGGTGAGGGCCGGGGCGGCGGGCTCCGAGGCGCGGGCGTccgcggggcggggaggggacacGTCGGAGCCGGGGGGGCGAGGTGGACGGGACCCCGAGAGCGCCCCCCGGGAGGCCACGGGCCGCCTGGGCTCCGCCGGGCCCTGGGGTCTGCCCACGGCGCGGGTGGAGCCGTGCGCGCCCTTGCTCAGCTCGGCCCACGAGCGCTTTCTGAGGCCTGGACCAAGGCCAAGTGCCACACGCCCTGCTGACCTGTCCCTTTGCCCCCGCCTGGCAGTGGCCAGCCCTCCACGCCCCGGACTCCGCCACACCCCGTCTCGTTCCCCAGGACAAGTGAATAAAGAGGCTCTGCTGCACACTGCGTGCTGGGGCACGTGTAAAGGAGTGACCCTACATGGGGAAGACAAGAAAGTTCTCAGGGGTCCAAGGGCCGGAGCCCAGGGGTGGGGTGTTCTGGCTGCAGGACCagtttggggggcagggggagggtgggggctgcATTTCAGGCACTAGGCAGGCTCTCTTTGGGAGGGGCTGAGCAAGGCTGGGTGGGCTGGTGGCACCAGCTGGCCTGGAGAGGAGAGACACGTGATCAGAACAAACTTTTAAGATTACTTTGTTCTACAGCTGGTACGCGCTTTGCACCAGGCGCTGTTCTTGGTGCTTAACAAATACTAACTCATTCAGTCCTCAAAACAAGCAACAGGGTGGGAGCTGTTACTGTCCTTTCCTACCGGTCTCCAAGACATTGCGATCACTTGCCTAAAGTCTCGGAGCTGGGAAGTGGGAGACCTAGGGCTGGCAGCGAGCCAGGTGCAGCTTGAGCTTTTAGGCACTGCCGGCCTGTCCCATGTGGCCCTTCCAGGCTCCGCACGGTCACTGGGCAGACCCTGGGGGGTGATGGCTGCAAGTGGGGCCCTAGGGAGCTCTCTCAGGGCCTCAGGCTGCAGCTGAGGCCAGGGGCTGGCGGGGACGAGCAGACAGCGTGGCCAGTGCGGGCCCAGAGGTGGGAGAGGGTCGGGCAATCTCAGCACAGAGCGTGACGGGGGCGCTGACCCCGATCTCAAGAGCCTTAGCCCACCACCCAGTGATAGCTTTGTTTCTCCCACCAggtgcaaagaagtggctggagTGGAGGAAGGAGGTTGAGCTGCTGTCGGACTTGATGTATTTTGGCCTCACCACACTCACAGGTACCAGCCCAGGCGGGGAGGGCGGGCAGAGTGAACCCCTCCTGCAGTAGCTTTCAGCTTCCAGAGCCTCGGAAGGGGGTCCCGGGGCTGGAGTGGGAGGGCTGCCCTGAGAGCCTCAGCCAGAGCCCGTCGCGTCCGTTCATCCTTCTGCACCCGGGGAACCTCCACCTGGGCCTCACCAGGGTGCTGCTGGGACCCGTGTCTAAATCCCTGTGGCCCACACGAGGCCCAGCCCTGAGCTCTGCAGAGCAGGTGATGACAGAGCCTGCCGGAGCCGCGGGAGGGGACAGCGGCCGCTGCCGCTGGTTGTCCTGTAGTGGGGGAGCCAGGCTGGGCGGGGAAGCCCCGGGTCAGCATTCACCAGGACTCACTGGCGACTcctgcaccccaccccctgctcctcACCTCGGGGCCAGCCAGAGGTCTTGCCTGCGAGAAGCACCTTGCCCTCCAGTACGCGGGAGGCAGGTGGTGTGCAGTCTAAGCCCTGCCGTGGCATCCTGTGGCATCTAGAGGGCATGCGTGTCCAGGTGAGAGAGAAAGCCGAGCCCTAGGAGGCCACGTCCCCAGCAAGAGCCTTCTCCAGGCGAGCCGAGCCGAGTGCGAGAGCAGGCGTGGGGAGGAGCGGGGGCCAGAGTGGCCGGGGCGAGTCAAGCAGACGGCTTCCAGGCATCCTccggggaagggggagagaaacgGGCTTCCGGCTGGCAGGGGCTTCCCGTGCGGCAGGACAGCAGCTTGCGGGGGCGCCGACGGCAGCCGTCCAGCAAGAGCAGGCGGTGCGCTGGGGCCCAGCCGGCAGGAGGGATGGGCTGGCGCTGTCGGTGGGACCCAGGAAGCGGAGGCTGCCCCGTGTCACTCACCGCGGTGGTGTCCCTGCCCCCCCAGGCTGTCAGACCCTCGGGGAGGAGTACGTCAACATCGTCCAGGTGGACCCGTCCTGGAGACGCGTGCCCTCGTGGCCTCGCCGCGCCCTGCTGGTGGCCCTGCACTCTGCCCTGCCCTACCTGCTGGACAAGGCCCTGCTGCTCCTGGAGCACGAGCTGCAGGCCGACGGGGACAGGCCTGTGCAGGGCAGCCTGGGCGGCCGCAGCAGGTCCGCAGCACGGCGCTGGGTGCAGCGGCAGGTGGCGCCCCTGGCTGAGCAGCAGAAGAGGACGCTCCTGCGGGCGCTGCTCGTCGTCAGGCAGGGCCTCGCCTGCCTGTGGCGGCTGCACGTTGCCTGGTTTTACGTCCACGGCGCCTTCTACCACATCGCCAAGAGGCTCGCCGGGGTCTCCTACGTGAGTGCCGGCAGCCCCTGCGCCCTGCTGCCCATACCCGGGGCTGCCGCAGGGTCTCCCCGCCCTCGCCATCCCTTTCCTTCGGTCTCCTCACCTCTGTGTCCACACTTCCTCCACATTCAGGGACTCGTCCCGTGGACGCGGCGTGGCCCCCCTTCGCTAAAGGTCCTGCTGACAAGGGGGTCACAGTCCATACGATTCCATCCCTAAGGCCTGCCCGGCCCACCTGCCTAGAGTCACTCTAGGGTCCCCTGGACGAACAAAATGAGAGTGCACGTCCTCAGGGCCGGAACCAAGTCCTTCAAGGGAATGAGCCCCGGCCAGCGCCTCCctggcagctgtccccggtggccCATGGGCCTCAGGCCCGCCCCGTCCTGAGCAGATCACGCACAGACCCATTTCTGGGCCTCATCCCCGACCTGACTGCATCTGGTTCCTTCTTCCAAAGCCACTGGTGCCTCTGTGACCACAGACCCCTCACTTCAGCCAGCAGGGCCCTGGCTGTAGAGGGCAGTGGATCAGCGACCCCGAGGCCAGCAGTCTCTGCTGCGGCCAGGGCGGCCCTTGCATGGCTCAGCTTCTCCCCCACCTGCCAGCCGCAGCTGGGCGCACTGCCCCTGAGGACCACTCTGCGTCCTGCGGACAGCCTCCTGGGCCCCGTCCCTCTGTCCTCACGAGCACCATCGCTCTCCCAAGCAGAACAAAGTGCTGCAAGCAGGGCCTCAAACAAGAGAAACTCCTTCTCCCTCTGCTCTGGAGACCAGAAGCAGCAGCCTAGGCCCAGGCGTGCCGCGCACCGCGCAGACCCCTAGGAAGAGCTCCCCCTCTTCAGCTGCCTGCGTTTTCTGGGCTGCGGCTGCATTGCTCCCCCCCCCTGCTGCCAGGGAGCTCCTGCATGTCCCTGTGGCTGTGTCCTCCCCAAAGTCCCTGGGCCTCGGGCCCACTCAGCCCCAGGCTGGCCTCTTCGTCTCCTGCAAAGACCCGATCTCCAGCTGCAGCCGCGGCCTGAGCCCCGGGTGGGCATGGGGTCTGGGTGGGCCAGCGTGGCTTCCCTGCCCGTCTTACGCTGGGGCACCCCCAGGGCTCAGAAGCCTGGCCCAGGCGCTGGCCGTGGCAAGTGCCGAGGCCTTCGGGGCTCCTGACCTGGCCTGTCTGCCCCGCGCAGCTCCAAGTGCGCCGCCCGCGCGCAGAGGACCTCGGGGCCAGGGCGGGCTACAAGCTGCTGGGCGCCATCTCCTTGCTGCACCTGGCGCTCTCCGTCGGGCTCCAGGTGTATAGCTTCAGCCAGAGGCAGCGGGCACGGAAGGAGTGGAAGCTGCACCGCAACCTGTCCTACCGCAGGTGAGCTGCTGCGGGGTGCGACGGGCGCGCGGGGCCTGTG
Above is a genomic segment from Dasypus novemcinctus isolate mDasNov1 chromosome 9, mDasNov1.1.hap2, whole genome shotgun sequence containing:
- the PEX10 gene encoding peroxisome biogenesis factor 10, encoding MAPAAASPPEVIRAAQKDDYYRGGLRSAAGSALHSLAGAKKWLEWRKEVELLSDLMYFGLTTLTGCQTLGEEYVNIVQVDPSWRRVPSWPRRALLVALHSALPYLLDKALLLLEHELQADGDRPVQGSLGGRSRSAARRWVQRQVAPLAEQQKRTLLRALLVVRQGLACLWRLHVAWFYVHGAFYHIAKRLAGVSYLQVRRPRAEDLGARAGYKLLGAISLLHLALSVGLQVYSFSQRQRARKEWKLHRNLSYRRSSVEERAFSRNARCTLCLEERRHTTATPCGHLFCWECATEWCNTKAECPLCREKFPPQKLVYLRHYR